A genomic region of Lytechinus pictus isolate F3 Inbred chromosome 2, Lp3.0, whole genome shotgun sequence contains the following coding sequences:
- the LOC129254929 gene encoding uncharacterized protein LOC129254929 has translation MAFWKRRSQSFEPVSPQSRYTVTYLGYEEMQGKVGLDNTIKPVDDMYRQYKSHKPKTVSKMQIEVINNGIKVEPLDAGVKTMFANSPYYVGEGPFGSVFFPINKLSFGAADPYHNKIFCFVSRNENPADDHVWDCHAVFCESSAMAKNLTLNLVKAFQKINSAKEDPLRLAQKSQKPTTVHILRERGTSEHQFQARRKKRPPVSTVSVTLNVGEKTDLRDKDTSNCNRAVANIIAQRAQIEFGAGDSDVSNGNSVSKGVGTSSSDKENDLMEGILSDEDMTRSNSPREVEVTVALNPELNSPRGDRISSGEEDDAVFTLDPRSGEMSPKEMITTMSPPDTPSYLSKEGKLPSPTKSSSPSQQRNYVKVKTPSPPQASVIPVNTSPRKLDSSEIIKRTKAPSPPKSTTPDSPRQLNTGRGDNSSTSPTENLRRNTPSPISPKTSPNPLPGSPRSVPSPASTPPLKASPPKKENEGSGITTPEVTLRRRSPQSTLTSGASPDDSGAVQKKSRKERKSVRFAVEEVHIG, from the coding sequence ATGGCGTTTTGGAAAAGAAGGAGCCAGAGTTTTGAACCGGTGTCACCACAGAGCCGTTACACTGTGACTTATCTTGGATATGAGGAAATGCAGGGTAAAGTTGGCCTTGATAATACCATTAAACCGGTAGATGATATGTATCGTCAATACAAGTCACATAAACCGAAAACTGTGAGCAAGATGCAGATTGAAGTGATAAATAACGGCATCAAAGTTGAGCCCCTGGATGCCGGAGTCAAAACCATGTTTGCAAATTCCCCATATTACGTTGGAGAGGGCCCTTTCGGCAGTGTTTTCTTCCCGATCAACAAGCTCTCGTTTGGTGCTGCAGATCCCTACCACAATAAGATCTTCTGCTTCGTTTCACGTAACGAGAACCCTGCTGATGATCACGTTTGGGATTGCCATGCGGTCTTCTGTGAATCGTCCGCCATGGCCAAGAACCTAACCCTGAATTTGGTCAAGGCTTTCCAGAAAATAAACTCTGCCAAAGAAGATCCTTTGAGGTTGGCTCAGAAAAGCCAGAAGCCAACAACAGTGCACATTTTACGCGAGAGAGGTACGTCTGAGCACCAATTTCAAGCCAGGAGAAAAAAGAGACCCCCTGTATCAACGGTTAGTGTGACCCTTAACGTTGGTGAAAAAACGGACTTAAGAGATAAGGATACAAGTAATTGTAACAGAGCAGTTGCTAATATCATTGCTCAACGTGCTCAAATTGAATTTGGTGCTGGTGACAGTGATGTATCCAACGGAAATAGTGTTTCAAAAGGAGTCGGGACGAGTAGTTCCGACAAGGAGAATGATCTCATGGAAGGCATCCTCAGTGATGAAGACATGACACGAAGCAATAGTCCTAGAGAGGTGGAGGTAACCGTGGCACTAAATCCTGAATTGAATTCTCCACGTGGTGATCGTATCAGCAGCGGCGAAGAGGATGATGCGGTGTTTACTCTCGATCCTCGCTCCGGAGAAATGTCACCCAAGGAAATGATCACGACAATGAGTCCCCCTGACACACCTAGCTATCtttcaaaagaaggaaagttACCTTCACCAACTAAATCCTCTTCACCAAGTCAACAGAGAAATTATGTCAAGGTTAAAACGCCCTCACCCCCTCAAGCGTCAGTGATTCCTGTCAACACATCTCCAAGAAAATTGGACAGTAGCGAAATAATCAAGAGAACAAAGGCCCCATCCCCTCCAAAATCTACCACACCAGATTCCCCTCGACAACTGAACACTGGTCGAGGTGATAACAGCAGTACGTCCCCAACAGAAAACTTACGCCGGAACACTCCATCTCCTATTTCACCAAAGACATCACCTAACCCTCTTCCTGGATCACCAAGGAGCGTCCCATCTCCTGCTTCGACACCTCCGCTCAAAGCTAGTCCTCCAAAAAAGGAGAATGAGGGCTCAGGAATCACTACTCCCGAGGTAACCCTGAGGAGGCGATCACCACAATCAACGTTGACGTCGGGCGCCAGCCCTGATGACTCTGGTGCTGTACAGAAAAAGTccagaaaagaaaggaaatcagTGCGATTCGCGGTTGAAGAGGTGCACATAGGATGA